A stretch of Planctomycetaceae bacterium DNA encodes these proteins:
- a CDS encoding MoxR family ATPase, producing the protein MRHEIGKVIIGQDDVVDQLLIAMFSRGHCLLVGVPGLAKTLLCSTIASILQLSFRRIQFTPDLMPSDITGTDVLQDDPETGRRVFQFIKGPLFTNVLLADEINRTPPKTQAALLEAMQERHVTVGSETYALPEPFFTLATQNPIEQEGTYPLPEAQLDRFMFNVVVSYPTAAEELRILKQTTGADKPEVNPVLTGKQIQALQEVVRRVPCAEYNFVYARDIVRATRPGEPESPPFIKELISWGAGPRAGQFLILGARAHALLQGRFHVTTDDIKAVAKPVLRHRIMTTYAAASQGITPDTVIDRLLKFVPVELHERARRKVQPG; encoded by the coding sequence ATGCGTCATGAAATCGGGAAGGTCATCATTGGTCAGGATGATGTGGTCGATCAGTTGCTGATTGCCATGTTTTCCAGAGGTCACTGTCTGCTGGTGGGGGTCCCGGGACTGGCCAAGACACTGCTTTGCAGCACGATCGCTTCCATACTTCAATTGTCGTTCCGACGCATTCAGTTTACCCCCGACCTGATGCCTTCAGATATCACCGGAACCGATGTGCTGCAGGATGATCCGGAGACGGGGCGTCGAGTCTTTCAGTTTATTAAGGGGCCGCTGTTCACAAACGTGTTGCTGGCAGATGAAATCAACAGAACGCCCCCGAAGACTCAGGCAGCCCTGCTCGAAGCCATGCAGGAGCGTCATGTGACTGTGGGCTCTGAAACCTACGCTTTGCCCGAACCTTTCTTCACTCTGGCGACCCAAAACCCAATCGAACAGGAAGGAACCTATCCACTGCCCGAAGCACAGCTGGACCGCTTCATGTTCAATGTGGTTGTGAGCTACCCCACTGCTGCTGAGGAACTGCGAATTCTGAAACAGACAACCGGTGCTGACAAACCCGAGGTCAATCCGGTGCTGACAGGGAAGCAGATTCAGGCATTGCAGGAAGTTGTTCGGCGAGTACCCTGTGCCGAATACAATTTTGTCTACGCCCGCGACATCGTTCGGGCCACCCGGCCTGGCGAACCGGAATCTCCGCCGTTTATCAAAGAACTCATTTCATGGGGAGCTGGTCCTCGTGCCGGTCAGTTTCTGATACTTGGCGCACGGGCTCATGCGCTGCTGCAGGGGCGGTTTCACGTCACAACGGACGACATCAAAGCCGTTGCAAAGCCCGTGCTTCGGCACCGCATCATGACGACGTACGCCGCAGCCAGTCAGGGCATCACACCGGATACGGTGATCGACCGTCTATTGAAGTTCGTTCCCGTCGAGCTTCACGAACGCGCCCGCCGGAAAGTGCAGCCAGGCTGA
- a CDS encoding FHA domain-containing protein, with translation MAVLQEISNGERGRTVELRGSAILIGRDEHCDLVISSQAVSRTHARIENDAGRHFLLDLNSRNGTSLNGYRLHDRQVLRNGDLLSFSTIQFIYLTGSVLDEESESGVGFAVGPTEVKDGMTGDSSIYREIVQSGDLVLTAKAGEGVRDSRITVQVAMSLTESAPIIAAEATRKLQSTFNTIRELCSSENPTDLLSRFSRLLFLEIPATERITVVHTPLNSDRYRVLQSKSRYENDLNYLCVPLITYAATTRNAVLYVDEWNLSDLSSPRMEDLSHRFIMCLPMLDCDNQCHSVIQLETSRKNQPFQPRDLECLAVLGHVTAFALRVMIRAGQRGREDHEVRPASANMLSGSGFRTVFRAFTAPAAQQRVYSGSRVSPHGVRFATVFTLASALDSTTIVSNFLSAIQAGLAMASSVHAALSLAQARMAPLNFESVVVAVFNEAGTQVMVYGTGAFGVYHHTLKQEGEGAQDGNRDLLGILTPMDTDVAVTMAPGDSLLLMNDVLHSQMNHLPNGSTSSLATAVSVALENPVTFDRAMEIHSAASLEDGNSQPTVIAMIHLLTDKFVTADQLLMDAETEGADQAIE, from the coding sequence ATGGCTGTTCTTCAGGAGATCTCCAATGGAGAGCGCGGTCGCACAGTTGAATTACGAGGCTCAGCCATCCTGATTGGCAGGGACGAACACTGCGATCTGGTGATCTCGTCTCAGGCAGTGAGCCGTACCCATGCGCGTATCGAAAACGATGCGGGGCGCCACTTCCTGCTGGACCTCAACAGCCGCAACGGGACCTCCCTGAACGGTTATCGTCTTCACGACCGTCAGGTGCTGCGCAATGGTGACCTGCTCAGTTTCTCGACGATCCAGTTCATCTATCTCACCGGGTCTGTTCTGGATGAGGAATCGGAAAGCGGCGTTGGATTTGCCGTCGGCCCCACTGAAGTCAAGGACGGCATGACTGGTGATTCGTCCATTTACAGGGAGATCGTTCAGAGTGGCGATCTTGTGTTGACCGCGAAAGCCGGCGAAGGGGTTCGCGATTCCCGCATCACCGTTCAGGTGGCAATGTCACTCACAGAATCTGCGCCCATTATTGCCGCTGAAGCCACTCGCAAGCTTCAATCGACCTTCAACACAATCCGAGAACTATGCAGTTCGGAAAATCCAACAGACTTACTGAGCCGATTCTCTCGCCTGCTGTTTCTTGAAATTCCGGCGACGGAACGCATTACGGTCGTCCATACTCCACTGAATTCTGACCGCTACCGTGTTCTTCAATCGAAGAGTCGATACGAAAATGATCTGAACTACCTCTGTGTGCCGCTGATCACCTACGCCGCCACGACTCGCAACGCCGTCCTGTATGTGGACGAGTGGAATCTGTCTGACCTGTCGTCGCCACGAATGGAGGACCTTTCTCACCGGTTCATCATGTGCCTGCCCATGCTGGATTGCGACAACCAGTGTCATTCGGTCATTCAGCTGGAAACCAGCCGCAAGAACCAGCCATTTCAGCCCAGAGATCTCGAATGCCTTGCCGTACTGGGACACGTAACGGCATTTGCTCTGAGAGTGATGATCAGGGCTGGTCAACGCGGGCGAGAAGATCACGAAGTTCGACCAGCAAGTGCAAATATGCTTTCCGGAAGTGGATTTCGAACCGTCTTTCGCGCATTCACCGCGCCAGCTGCGCAGCAGAGAGTCTATTCCGGGAGCCGGGTCAGCCCGCATGGTGTTCGTTTTGCCACTGTGTTCACGCTTGCTTCAGCGCTCGACAGCACAACCATCGTCAGCAATTTCCTCTCAGCAATTCAGGCTGGACTGGCGATGGCCAGCAGTGTTCATGCTGCACTCAGTCTGGCACAGGCAAGGATGGCTCCGCTGAATTTTGAATCTGTTGTCGTTGCCGTCTTCAATGAGGCAGGCACTCAGGTTATGGTGTACGGCACTGGGGCGTTTGGTGTTTATCACCACACACTGAAGCAGGAGGGGGAGGGGGCTCAAGACGGCAATCGCGATCTATTGGGTATTCTCACGCCGATGGACACCGACGTAGCTGTCACGATGGCCCCGGGCGACTCACTCTTATTGATGAACGATGTTCTTCATTCGCAGATGAATCATCTACCAAACGGCTCAACAAGTTCGCTGGCAACCGCCGTGAGCGTCGCGCTGGAAAACCCGGTTACGTTCGATCGGGCGATGGAGATTCATTCTGCTGCATCCCTGGAAGACGGCAATTCACAACCGACCGTGATTGCAATGATTCACTTGTTGACTGATAAATTTGTCACTGCTGATCAGCTTCTGATGGACGCGGAAACGGAAGGCGCCGATCAGGCAATCGAATGA
- the ispH gene encoding 4-hydroxy-3-methylbut-2-enyl diphosphate reductase → MKILLASPRGFCAGVNMAIECLDEAIRRVGSGIYVYHEIVHNKYVVDRFTQQGVRFVDSLEEVPHGAILLFSAHGVSPEIRRVARERRLQTVDATCPLVTKVHLEAIRYANDGYNIILIGHEGHDEVIGTMGEAPESITLVETPEEVQQLRFGVNDKLAYLTQTTLSVDEASAVISALKERYPQIESPKKEDICYATTNRQDAVKQLVERGDVLIVLGSQNSSNSRRLMEIGASRGVPSYLIDGAVEMKAEWFEGVETVVVTAGASAPEIVVQQCIDYLRSNFGATVSEERLREENVHFNLPRELQQLKVEQRL, encoded by the coding sequence ATGAAAATTCTGCTGGCCAGCCCGCGAGGATTCTGCGCGGGCGTCAACATGGCGATTGAATGTCTGGACGAAGCCATTCGCCGAGTTGGTTCGGGAATCTACGTCTACCACGAGATTGTTCACAACAAATACGTAGTGGACCGCTTCACTCAGCAAGGCGTCAGGTTCGTCGATTCACTCGAAGAGGTACCACATGGTGCCATTCTGTTGTTCAGCGCACATGGCGTGTCACCAGAGATCCGACGTGTTGCCCGTGAACGTCGGCTGCAGACAGTTGACGCCACATGTCCACTGGTAACGAAAGTGCACCTGGAAGCAATTCGCTATGCAAATGACGGCTATAACATCATTCTGATTGGCCACGAAGGTCATGATGAAGTGATTGGCACCATGGGCGAAGCACCGGAAAGTATCACGCTTGTCGAAACCCCGGAAGAGGTTCAGCAGCTGCGATTCGGAGTGAATGACAAGTTGGCGTATCTGACCCAGACGACGCTCAGCGTTGATGAAGCCTCGGCAGTGATTTCGGCATTGAAAGAACGGTATCCTCAAATCGAATCGCCAAAGAAGGAGGATATCTGCTATGCAACAACCAATCGGCAGGATGCCGTCAAACAGCTGGTCGAACGGGGTGACGTATTAATTGTGCTTGGAAGCCAGAACAGCAGCAACAGCCGCCGACTAATGGAAATTGGCGCGAGTCGCGGTGTGCCGTCTTACCTGATCGACGGTGCGGTGGAGATGAAGGCCGAATGGTTTGAAGGTGTTGAAACGGTGGTTGTGACCGCAGGCGCAAGCGCTCCGGAAATCGTCGTTCAGCAGTGTATTGACTATCTGCGGTCAAATTTCGGCGCTACTGTTTCGGAAGAACGCCTGAGAGAAGAGAATGTTCATTTCAATCTTCCGCGTGAGTTGCAGCAATTGAAGGTTGAGCAGCGTTTGTGA
- a CDS encoding PSD1 and planctomycete cytochrome C domain-containing protein — protein MRYQRLLTHQLATCVVVFAIMCGLPAAAFGAACTTFTSEEEAPAATFESHIRPILSSRCGKCHSETVQKGELNLATMSDLRRGGESGESLIAETVGDSLLWIMIESGSMPPEGEPPLANDERLLIQQWLREGAKSAERTESIRVTQHDVLPIVLLRCAACHGARLQQGGVDMRSVASMKAGGKSGPVLIAGDAGASRMMERIETEACPPRDQLLKYFVKRPSAGEVDTLRKWINEGAVEYDIQPDIATNEPDPSVTDEDRTHWAFRAPVTTRTATSIDDFILPKLQAAGLQFSPRADRDTLIRRACLDLTGLPPTVEEWRRWREMQDEDWFSQLVDHLLESPRYGERWGRYWLDVAGYADSEGGVSADPVREVAWKYRDYVIRSFNADKPYDRFLLEQLAGDELQDCDAASAEDVTEQMVDNLIATGFLRMGIDQTGSRTMNFVPERLGVINDAIAVLGSGVLGLTLECARCHSHKYDPIPQRDYYRLKAVFQGAYDEHDWLTFRNRAIEFDTAARRKRVAEVNPPLLAQLKKLKAQLAQAETVVKLQLLREHYPEQKESDRQETLQALRIADNNRSLPQRVLVEMLQSAEIIPDHLQPETVKQARRQVADFNDQIEAVQLRLEPPLRIRALWDRGEPSPTYVLRRGEHEKPGPLVGPGVPMVLTDGKTPFVVEPPFPDGTPKTGRRLALARWLVQPNHPLTARVIVNRIWFHHFGSGIVRSLENFGVKGDRPTHPELLDWLALTFVEQDAWHIKSLHRRLMNSRTYQQASLVTQQHLDLDPQNHLLSRMNVHRMDAEAIRDSFLAVSGRLDLREGGPPDFISVDHDGLVSTKPTADGHWRRSVYLQYRRTEIPSLMATFDYPVMGPNCVNRSQSTVSLQALMLSNGQQLHQLAASFADRILEATSGASSGLADEISRVYQMALSRLPDDEEMALGMSALKELETAWGGDHRRALATFCHTILNSAEFLYVD, from the coding sequence ATGAGATACCAACGTTTGTTGACTCATCAATTGGCCACCTGTGTGGTTGTCTTCGCCATCATGTGTGGATTGCCCGCTGCTGCCTTTGGTGCCGCATGCACAACGTTCACCAGTGAAGAAGAAGCGCCGGCCGCGACATTCGAATCTCACATACGACCTATTCTGAGCTCTCGATGTGGCAAGTGTCACAGCGAGACCGTTCAGAAAGGTGAACTCAATCTGGCCACCATGTCGGACCTGCGTCGCGGCGGCGAATCGGGCGAATCTCTGATTGCCGAAACCGTCGGCGACAGTTTGCTTTGGATCATGATCGAAAGCGGCAGCATGCCGCCGGAAGGTGAACCACCCCTTGCGAATGACGAGCGGTTGTTGATTCAGCAATGGCTTCGAGAAGGTGCAAAGTCCGCCGAACGAACAGAATCAATCAGGGTGACTCAGCACGACGTGCTGCCGATCGTTTTGCTGCGATGTGCCGCGTGCCATGGTGCTCGCCTGCAGCAGGGTGGTGTCGACATGCGAAGCGTTGCGTCAATGAAAGCGGGGGGGAAGTCAGGCCCTGTGCTGATTGCTGGTGATGCCGGTGCGAGCCGAATGATGGAAAGGATTGAAACCGAAGCCTGTCCGCCGCGAGATCAACTGTTGAAGTATTTCGTCAAACGTCCTTCCGCCGGCGAGGTAGACACGCTTCGAAAATGGATTAATGAAGGAGCCGTTGAATACGACATCCAGCCGGATATTGCGACAAATGAACCGGATCCTTCGGTGACAGATGAAGATCGGACGCACTGGGCGTTTCGCGCACCGGTTACGACCCGAACGGCGACTTCGATTGACGATTTTATTCTGCCAAAGCTCCAGGCGGCTGGCCTGCAATTTTCCCCACGCGCGGATCGGGATACGTTGATTCGCCGCGCCTGTCTTGATTTGACAGGCCTGCCGCCGACCGTTGAAGAATGGCGTCGCTGGAGAGAAATGCAGGACGAAGACTGGTTTTCGCAGCTGGTGGACCATTTGCTGGAATCACCCCGATATGGAGAACGCTGGGGGCGGTACTGGCTGGATGTCGCGGGCTATGCTGATTCTGAAGGAGGTGTTTCAGCGGATCCTGTCCGTGAGGTTGCGTGGAAGTATCGCGACTACGTCATTCGATCATTCAATGCTGACAAACCATATGATCGGTTCCTGCTGGAACAGCTTGCGGGAGATGAATTGCAGGATTGTGATGCGGCGTCTGCCGAAGACGTGACCGAACAGATGGTCGACAATCTGATCGCGACGGGTTTTCTTCGGATGGGTATCGACCAGACGGGTTCCCGGACAATGAACTTCGTACCCGAACGCCTGGGCGTCATCAACGACGCCATTGCTGTCCTGGGTTCTGGTGTGCTGGGACTCACGCTGGAATGCGCTCGGTGTCATTCACACAAATATGATCCCATCCCCCAACGTGACTACTATCGTCTGAAGGCCGTGTTCCAGGGAGCGTATGATGAACATGACTGGCTGACATTCCGAAACCGCGCGATCGAATTCGATACGGCGGCTCGACGCAAACGGGTGGCGGAAGTGAATCCGCCGCTACTGGCTCAGCTCAAGAAGCTGAAGGCTCAGCTGGCCCAGGCCGAAACGGTTGTCAAGCTGCAGTTGCTTCGCGAGCATTATCCGGAACAGAAAGAATCCGATCGGCAGGAAACTCTCCAGGCGCTGAGGATTGCAGACAATAATCGCTCTCTTCCCCAGCGCGTTCTGGTGGAAATGCTTCAATCGGCTGAGATTATCCCGGATCACCTTCAGCCCGAAACGGTAAAGCAGGCAAGAAGACAGGTCGCCGACTTCAACGACCAGATCGAAGCAGTTCAGCTTCGTCTGGAGCCACCGCTCCGCATTCGGGCGTTGTGGGATCGAGGAGAGCCATCTCCCACTTACGTCCTGCGGCGCGGCGAACACGAAAAACCTGGTCCACTGGTAGGGCCTGGTGTGCCCATGGTATTGACGGATGGCAAGACGCCCTTTGTTGTTGAACCGCCATTCCCTGATGGTACCCCGAAGACGGGCCGCCGCCTGGCGCTGGCTCGCTGGCTGGTGCAGCCGAACCACCCTCTCACGGCCCGAGTGATCGTCAATCGTATCTGGTTCCACCACTTTGGTTCAGGCATCGTTCGGTCACTTGAAAATTTTGGTGTGAAAGGTGATCGGCCAACACATCCGGAATTACTGGACTGGCTTGCATTGACGTTTGTTGAGCAGGACGCCTGGCATATCAAGTCGCTGCACCGTCGCCTGATGAATTCCCGTACTTATCAGCAGGCGAGTCTTGTGACCCAGCAGCATCTGGATCTGGATCCTCAAAACCATTTGTTATCACGCATGAACGTCCATCGTATGGATGCAGAAGCGATTCGAGATTCGTTTCTGGCGGTGAGTGGTCGCCTGGACTTGCGAGAGGGTGGCCCGCCGGACTTTATTTCCGTCGATCACGATGGGCTTGTCAGCACAAAGCCAACGGCTGATGGTCATTGGCGTCGCAGTGTGTATCTGCAGTATCGGCGGACAGAAATACCGTCGCTGATGGCGACCTTTGATTACCCCGTCATGGGCCCCAATTGCGTCAATCGAAGTCAATCCACGGTGTCGCTTCAGGCACTGATGTTGTCAAACGGGCAGCAACTGCACCAACTGGCAGCGTCATTTGCCGACCGAATTCTGGAAGCGACGTCGGGGGCCAGTTCGGGATTGGCTGATGAGATCAGTCGCGTGTACCAGATGGCATTGTCACGTCTTCCGGACGACGAGGAAATGGCGCTGGGAATGTCGGCGCTGAAGGAGCTGGAGACAGCGTGGGGCGGGGATCATCGTCGCGCGCTGGCGACGTTTTGCCACACGATCCTGAACTCGGCAGAATTCCTGTACGTCGATTGA
- a CDS encoding 3'-5' exonuclease has product MSDVRYLIFDVEAVGDGDLIQRVRYPDEELTPIEAVERYRKDLLESTGRDVIPPTFVQPISVAVAKVGGDFRLRDLTVLDAPEFRPSEITRRFWQGWQHYDRPTLVTFNGRGYDIPVLELGAFRYGISVPAWFNVDSRSFEQSRNRYNLDTHIDLQDFFSNFGAVRVSGGLNMLANLIDKPGKSGIDGSQVQGLYEQGHADRINDYCRCDVLDTYFVFLRTRVLVGKITLEEEKELVAETRNMLEEQADRHPAYQHYLQFWDKRLEHRRAWILAATVDVIAATTVADQP; this is encoded by the coding sequence ATGAGCGATGTTCGATACCTGATTTTCGATGTCGAGGCTGTAGGGGATGGTGATCTCATACAACGCGTCCGATACCCGGATGAAGAACTGACACCCATCGAAGCCGTTGAGCGTTATCGCAAAGACCTTTTGGAATCGACCGGGCGAGACGTCATTCCACCCACTTTCGTACAACCCATTTCCGTGGCCGTCGCGAAGGTCGGCGGTGATTTTCGCCTGAGGGATCTGACAGTTCTGGATGCACCTGAATTTCGACCATCCGAAATCACACGACGTTTCTGGCAGGGCTGGCAACACTACGATCGTCCTACACTCGTCACATTCAATGGAAGGGGTTACGACATACCCGTCCTGGAACTCGGCGCGTTTCGATACGGAATCAGTGTGCCCGCCTGGTTCAATGTCGACTCGCGGTCATTTGAACAGTCACGGAATCGATACAACCTGGATACACACATCGACCTGCAGGATTTTTTTTCCAACTTTGGTGCAGTGCGGGTCAGCGGTGGCCTGAACATGCTCGCAAATCTTATCGACAAACCTGGTAAGTCGGGCATTGATGGCTCTCAGGTTCAGGGGCTCTATGAACAGGGGCACGCAGACAGGATCAACGACTACTGCCGTTGCGATGTCCTGGACACGTACTTCGTTTTCCTGCGGACTCGGGTGCTTGTCGGAAAGATCACCCTCGAAGAAGAAAAGGAACTCGTCGCGGAAACGCGGAACATGCTCGAAGAACAGGCTGACCGCCATCCTGCTTATCAGCACTACCTGCAATTCTGGGACAAACGTCTTGAGCATCGACGTGCCTGGATACTCGCGGCCACAGTGGACGTCATCGCCGCAACCACCGTCGCCGACCAGCCCTGA
- a CDS encoding formylmethanofuran dehydrogenase subunit C encodes MPTTFHLKQQPAVPLEAEVLSPDVICPLSNAEIRKLTIYHGKRQVPLEEFFDVEGDGSDDLVLHGTTSKLRWVGRAMTKGSLTVFGAVGMHLGAYMKGGRIEVHGHASDWIGAEMKNGFIHVHGNGGGQIGGGYRGSLQGMKNGLIIVDGSAGLEVGLRMRRGTIVLGGPAKDFTGLQMKGGTIVLMSGAEIRTGAWMNRGTIISLKPLTMMPTFAESNQFNPTFMNLYAQHLKQHGINLPFDVSEGCYQRYSGDLSVPGKGEILVWQPA; translated from the coding sequence ATGCCAACCACTTTCCATCTCAAACAACAACCTGCAGTTCCCCTCGAAGCAGAGGTCCTTTCGCCGGATGTCATCTGCCCTCTTTCAAACGCTGAAATCCGAAAGCTGACGATCTACCACGGTAAGCGGCAGGTACCACTGGAGGAATTCTTTGACGTTGAAGGGGACGGCAGCGATGATCTGGTGCTGCACGGAACGACATCCAAGCTCCGCTGGGTCGGCAGAGCAATGACGAAAGGCTCGCTGACCGTCTTTGGTGCTGTTGGGATGCACCTGGGCGCCTATATGAAAGGTGGGCGGATCGAAGTCCACGGTCATGCCAGCGACTGGATCGGCGCCGAAATGAAAAACGGTTTCATCCATGTCCACGGAAACGGCGGCGGTCAGATCGGTGGTGGTTACCGAGGTTCGCTGCAGGGAATGAAGAATGGCCTGATCATTGTCGATGGATCGGCCGGACTGGAAGTGGGCCTCCGCATGCGCCGAGGAACCATTGTCCTGGGCGGGCCAGCTAAAGATTTCACCGGATTGCAGATGAAAGGTGGCACCATTGTCCTGATGAGTGGCGCTGAGATTCGTACTGGGGCCTGGATGAATCGTGGCACCATCATTTCTCTCAAACCACTAACCATGATGCCGACCTTTGCAGAATCCAACCAATTCAATCCCACCTTCATGAACTTGTATGCTCAGCATCTGAAACAGCATGGTATCAATCTTCCCTTCGACGTCAGCGAAGGCTGCTACCAGCGTTACTCCGGAGATCTTTCCGTACCAGGAAAAGGTGAAATTCTGGTGTGGCAGCCCGCGTGA
- a CDS encoding helicase C-terminal domain-containing protein, translating to MTDQIFSVRDVLGDQGLIARRLAAYESRTEQLDMAEAVYDAIRRRKHLIAEAGTGVGKSFAYLVPAILAAQHASMSEDRKHRVIISTHTISLQEQLIQQDIPFLQAVLPAEFSAVLVKGRGNYISLRRLAKARERSSQRTMFDGDGQRSLSQILAWSQKTTDGSRADMSFRPQPEVWDDVVSDHGDCLGKKCPSHNDCFYYKARRRVWNADVLIVNHALFFSDLSLRRDGASILPDYDTVIFDEAHTIESVAADHLGFSISEGQVDYLLNKLYNDRSQRGILIVHKLNDAQQQVRRVQHHAQTYFYAVDDWSRRFSRSNGRLDRPVDIPNDLTAELRKLGQMILLASERMVNEGDQVELASAGNRCMMMAETIAAWAQQRTTDSVYWVDRSGTTKQRITLMSAPVEVGAILRDQLFNEVPSVILASATLATGSKDFRFFRSRIGLTDGNDIRLGSPFDYRHQARLILSSGMPDPATHAKAFEQECCRRMQRHLKETNGRAFVLFTSYSMMQFCAERLAGWFADNDMTLYCQGRGLQRSAMLDRFRNDPRAVLFGTDSFWQGVNVPGDALQNVIIPRLPFSVPDHPLLEARLEKIRERGGNPFQEYQIPEAVIKLKQGFGRLIRHREDSGRVVILDPRVLTKPYGRLFIQSLPDCRIEIDNGESIDPMPMDD from the coding sequence ATGACGGATCAAATCTTCTCCGTTCGCGACGTGCTTGGTGATCAGGGCCTGATTGCCAGGCGACTGGCAGCATACGAATCACGTACCGAACAGCTCGATATGGCAGAAGCTGTCTACGACGCGATTCGACGTCGCAAACATCTGATCGCTGAAGCCGGCACTGGCGTTGGCAAGAGCTTCGCCTATCTTGTTCCGGCGATTCTGGCAGCCCAGCACGCATCGATGTCAGAAGACAGGAAACATCGTGTCATCATTTCCACACACACGATCAGCCTGCAGGAACAGTTGATTCAGCAGGACATCCCTTTTTTACAAGCAGTTCTTCCCGCAGAGTTTTCTGCAGTGCTGGTCAAAGGACGTGGCAACTACATCAGTCTTCGACGTCTGGCCAAGGCCAGAGAACGCAGCAGCCAGCGGACCATGTTCGATGGCGATGGACAACGCAGCCTCTCACAGATCCTTGCGTGGTCTCAAAAAACCACAGACGGCAGCCGCGCTGATATGTCGTTTCGGCCGCAGCCCGAAGTCTGGGATGATGTCGTCAGTGATCACGGTGACTGCCTGGGCAAGAAATGCCCTTCGCACAACGACTGTTTTTACTACAAAGCTCGACGCCGCGTCTGGAATGCTGACGTACTGATCGTCAACCATGCACTGTTTTTCTCGGACCTTTCACTCCGACGTGACGGTGCCAGTATTCTGCCCGATTATGACACCGTCATCTTTGACGAAGCACACACGATCGAATCCGTCGCAGCAGATCATCTGGGATTCAGCATTTCAGAAGGCCAGGTCGACTACCTGCTGAACAAGCTCTATAACGATCGGTCCCAACGCGGCATCCTGATCGTTCACAAACTCAATGATGCCCAACAACAGGTTCGTCGCGTTCAGCATCATGCTCAGACGTACTTCTACGCGGTTGATGACTGGTCACGACGATTCAGTCGATCCAACGGTCGCCTCGATCGCCCAGTCGACATACCGAATGATCTGACCGCAGAACTGCGAAAGCTGGGACAGATGATCCTGCTGGCCAGCGAACGCATGGTCAATGAAGGAGATCAGGTTGAACTGGCATCGGCTGGAAACCGCTGCATGATGATGGCCGAGACAATTGCGGCATGGGCACAGCAACGTACCACCGACAGCGTTTACTGGGTCGATCGGTCAGGGACCACCAAACAACGCATTACGCTGATGAGCGCGCCGGTTGAAGTGGGTGCGATTCTCCGGGATCAGCTGTTTAATGAAGTTCCGTCGGTGATCCTTGCCAGTGCGACCCTGGCCACCGGTTCGAAAGATTTCCGATTCTTCCGGTCCCGCATTGGACTGACCGATGGCAATGACATCCGCCTGGGAAGCCCCTTCGATTATCGTCACCAGGCCAGATTGATCCTCTCGTCCGGCATGCCGGACCCTGCAACCCACGCCAAAGCATTCGAACAGGAGTGCTGCCGGCGGATGCAGCGACATCTAAAGGAAACGAATGGCCGGGCATTTGTCCTTTTTACCAGCTATTCCATGATGCAGTTCTGTGCCGAGCGACTGGCGGGCTGGTTCGCTGACAACGACATGACCCTTTATTGTCAGGGCAGGGGTTTGCAACGATCAGCCATGCTGGACCGCTTTCGAAACGATCCGCGAGCCGTACTTTTCGGGACGGATAGTTTCTGGCAGGGTGTGAACGTTCCGGGGGACGCACTTCAGAATGTCATTATCCCCAGGCTTCCCTTCAGTGTGCCGGATCATCCACTTCTGGAAGCAAGACTCGAAAAAATCCGGGAACGCGGTGGCAACCCCTTTCAGGAATATCAGATCCCGGAAGCGGTGATCAAGCTGAAGCAGGGCTTCGGGCGGTTGATTCGACATCGTGAGGATTCCGGACGCGTCGTCATTCTCGATCCCCGGGTTTTGACGAAGCCGTACGGCCGACTGTTTATTCAGAGTCTGCCCGACTGTCGCATCGAAATCGACAACGGCGAATCGATCGATCCCATGCCGATGGATGATTAG